One part of the Ziziphus jujuba cultivar Dongzao chromosome 2, ASM3175591v1 genome encodes these proteins:
- the LOC112491776 gene encoding uncharacterized protein LOC112491776, translating into MERVIDMRRSEATIALDYFEEKAGSRLKDLNGGSMWVWTLNPSLFKQSGIDQLILKAGNDSLGQSYEIALVAGAFVDCLTVKAHSVSELRNELGHQLANKSHNLKLRTSHVEEF; encoded by the exons ATGGAGAGGGTTATTGATATGCGGAGGAGTGAAGCTACTATTGCTTTAGATTATTTCGAGGAAAAAGCTGGTAGTCGTCTAAAAGATTTGAATGGCGGTTCGATGTGGGTTTGGACTTTGAATCCATCTTTGTTCAAGCAG TCAGGGATTGACCAGCTTATCCTAAAAGCAGGAAATGATTCTCTCGGTCAATCATATGAGATTGCTCTTGTGGCTGGAGCATTTGTAGATTGCTTG ACTGTCAAAGCCCATTCTGTATCGGAGTTGAGGAATGAACTTGGACATCAATTAGCCAACAAAAGCCATAATCTAAAGTTGAG AACATCCCATGTAGAAGAATTCTAG
- the LOC107404025 gene encoding rust resistance kinase Lr10-like yields MEIGRPSSSPFIGLGSLIFLVLMVFHIQTSYAKHHNHHPCPASSCGNIPNISYPFRLQTDPPNCGKKRFELSCENNNRSTVLNLFSGKYHVRAINYNNYTIRLADVNIDKANCSSVPPYTLSNYNFTHKDPYLTSLRKIHRSNGSYWYTTYELLSEAITFVKCEHPVESSLYIPIDPCVNSSGVGSTTLSKEDYYSYVKVGATNTSKIEDSCRIELMVMITSRLQRSWENRSTNISYKDIRNQLVCGFELSWLPSFAKYIAQGDTCYVNGSNNMVYCRKWNFTFSTTFQIALLVPVMIILIVYFGWILFGIAFLICGWQRRHLSTYNIIEDFLQTNTDLMPVRYSYSHIRKMTKGFKDKLGEGGYGSVYKGKLRSGRFVAIKILEKSKANGQDFINEVSTIGRIHHINVVRLVGFYAEGSKRALVYDFMPNGSLDKYLFSQEGINSLDCKTMCEISCGVARGIEYLHQGCNMQILHFDIKPHNILLDENFIPKISDFGLARLSPLHNSIVSLTAARGTMGYIAPELFYKNIGAVSNKVDVYSFGMLLMEMASRRKNLNASVDHTSQIYFPSWIYDQFKEGNEVEMGDTTEDESKVRKKMIIVALWCIQMNPNDRPTMSRVKEMLEGDVESLQMPPKPFVCP; encoded by the exons ATGGAGATTGGAAGACCCTCTTCTTCACCATTCATAGGCCTAGGCAGCCTCATCTTTCTTGTTTTGATGGTTTTCCATATTCAAACAAGCTACGCAAAGCATCATAATCATCATCCTTGCCCTGCATCTTCATGTGGAAATATACCCAATATAAGCTACCCTTTTCGGCTCCAAACCGATCCGCCAAACTGCGGGAAGAAAAGGTTTGAACTATCTTGTGAGAATAACAACCGCTCTACTGTCTTAAACTTGTTTTCGGGAAAATACCATGTCCGTGCAATCAATTACAATAACTACACGATCCGACTGGCTGACGTCAATATTGACAAGGCTAATTGCTCCTCGGTACCTCCTTACACTTTGTCCAATTATAACTTTACTCACAAAGATCCATATTTAACTTCACTCAGAAAGATCCATAGAAGCAATGGATCATATTGGTATACGACGTATGAGTTACTCTCAGAAGCTATAACATTCGTCAAGTGTGAACATCCAGTTGAGTCTTCTCTTTACATACCCATTGATCCATGCGTTAATAGTAGTGGTGTTGGTAGTACTACTTTATCCAAAGAGGACTACTACTCTTATGTGAAGGTTGGGGCAACAAATACATCGAAGATAGAGGATTCTTGCCGCATAGAACTGATGGTTATGATCACATCACGACTGCAGAGAAGTTGGGAAAACAGGAGCACCAACATTTCCTACAAAGACATACGCAATCAACTTGTATGCGGCTTTGAGCTTTCATGGTTGCCAAGTTTTGCTAAATATATTGCACAAGGTGACACTTGCTATGTCAATGGCTCCAATAACATGGTCTACT GCCGTAAGTGGAATTTTACTTTTTCGACCACTTTTCAAATTGCCT TGCTTGTCCCGGTCATGATCATATTGATAG TTTATTTTGGCTGGATTCTATTTGGAATTGCATTTCTTATCTGTGGATGGCAAAGGCGACATTTATCAACGTATAACATTATCGAAGATTTCTTACAAACTAACACCGATCTTATGCCTGTAAGGTATTCGTACTCCCATATTAGAAAGATGACTAAGGGTTTCAAGGACAAACTTGGTGAAGGAGGTTATGGTTCTGTCTATAAAGGAAAGCTTCGTAGTGGACGTTTTGTAGCAATCAAGATACTGGAGAAATCCAAGGCTAATGGGCAAGATTTCATCAATGAAGTCTCTACCATTGGAAGGATTCACCACATCAATGTTGTGCGGCTTGTTGGTTTCTATGCTGAGGGATCAAAACGTGCTCTTGTATACGATTTTATGCCTAATGGATCTCTTGACAAATATCTTTTTTCTCAAGAAGGAATTAACTCCTTAGATTGCAAGACAATGTGTGAAATCTCATGCGGAGTGGCTCGTGGTATTGAATATCTTCATCAAGGATGCAACATGCAAATCCTGCATTTTGATATTAAGCCGCATAACATTCTTTTGGATGAGaattttattccaaaaatttcTGATTTTGGGCTTGCAAGATTATCCCCATTACACAATAGCATTGTTTCTCTTACCGCAGCAAGAGGAACCATGGGATACATAGCTCCAGAGTTGTTTTACAAGAATATTGGAGCAGTTTCCAATAAAGTAGATGTTTATAGTTTCGGAATGCTATTGATGGAAATGGCCAGTAGAAGAAAGAATTTGAATGCAAGTGTAGATCATACAAGTCAAATTTACTTTCCTTCATGGATTTATGATCAATTCAAGGAAGGAAACGAAGTTGAAATGGGTGATACAACAGAGGATGAATCAAAAGTAAGAAAGAAGATGATTATAGTTGCATTATGGTGTATACAGATGAATCCAAATGATCGACCAACAATGAGCAGGGTCAAAGAGATGCTTGAAGGAGATGTTGAAAGCCTGCAAATGCCTCCAAAGCCTTTTGTATGTCCATAA